The Rhizobium leguminosarum DNA segment GAGAGGTGTCGAGATCATGGTCGAGAAGATGGGGCCCGCCGTCACAAATTTCGTCGAAGCGATTTCTTCTGTGAAGAAATAGGGGCTTGCGCGGTAGTTGATTGCGTGATTCCGTGTGAGCATCTGCAAAAGATTCGGGGAGTGCTCGTTATGCCGAGACTGTTTACCGCCCTCGAAATTCCGCGCAATGCGGCGATGAGCCTTTCATTGCTGCGCGGTGGCCTCCCCGGAGCACGATGGATCGATGTGGAGAATTACCACATCACCCTGCGCTTCATCGGTGATGTCGACGGCCGCACGGCCGATGAAATCGTAGAACGCCTCGACCGGATCGACCGGCCGGAATTCCAGTTCCGGCTCGAAGGCATCGGTTCCTTCGGTTCGAAGAAGCCGCATTCGGTCTGGGCCGGTGTTTCGCAATCGCCTGAAATGCATGCGCTGCAGGGTGAGATCGAGCGCATCTGCCAGCGTATCGGCCTGCCGCCGGATCCGCGCAAGTTCATGCCACATGTGACGCTGGCGCGGCTCAAATCGTCGCGGCTCGACGATGTCGTCCAATATCTGGCCGGACGCGGCAACTTCCATACATCAACCTTCACGGCGCCGCGCTTCGTGCTGCTGTCGTCGCGCGAATCGGTTGGCGGCGGGCCCTACCTTACCGAGGAAGTGTTTCCGCTACACGAAGCACGGTCGGCGCCAAGCGCTTCAAGCAGGCTGCTGCAGCCGGTCAAGAGCCTGGTATAGACCAGCTCGAAACTTGCCGGGCCGCCATAATAAGGATCGGGAATATCCTCTCCGGTTCCAAGCGCGATATCGCCGAAGAGGTGGATGGTCGCCTCAGGCGGTGCGATCTTGCCGAGCGCCGCAAGGTTGTCGCGGTCCATGGCCAGGATCAGATCGAAATCCCTGAAATCGCTGGAGCGGATTCGGCGGGCGCGTTGCCCGGATATATCGATTCCGTGGCTTTTCGCGGTGGCGATCGACCGCCGGTCAGGCGGCTCGCCTTCATGCCAGCCGCCGGTTCCGGCGGAATCGATCGCGAAGCCGCCGCTTAAATCCGCCTCGGCGGCGACGTGGCTGAAAATTCCCTCCGCGAGCGGAGAACGGCATATATTGCCCATGCAAACGAAGAGGATGCTGATGCGTTTCATCGGTAGACCTGTCGGACACATAGGAGGAGCATGGCATGAAAATGGAAAGACTGGAACGGACGGCGGTCGAGGTGCAGCTGGCGGGGCTTGCGGGCTGGGCGCTCAATGATGCGGCCTCTGCGATATCGAGGACGTTCAAGTTTGCAAACTTTGTCGGGGCTTTCGGCTTCATGACCGAAGCAGCGATTACGGCCGAGAAGCTCAACCACCACCCCGAATGGTTCAACGTCTATTCCAGGGTGGATGTGACGCTGAACACGCATGATGCCGGCGGACTGACGGAGCTGGATTTCAAGCTCGCCAAGGCGATGGACAAGGCCGCGGGGCGACGCGGCGTTTGAAAGCGGGGCCGATTGAAAGGGGCCGATTGAAAGGCTGGGCGCCATCACCATATGTTCGCAGGGACGAAAGGATGGAAGGGATGGACGAGGTCAAGTTCGGGGAAATCCTGTTGCCTGGTGATGAGGACACCCAGAGCCGGCGGGAGAAGACGGTACGGCAGAAATTCTGGCCGACCTTTCGGCGGGCGGTGCGGCAGATCCCGTTCTCACGCGATGTCGTCGCCGGTTTCTACTGCGCGCTCGATCCGCAGACGCCGACGAAGGTGCGCGGCGTGCTGCTCGCAGCGCTTGCCTATTTCGTCATGCCGATCGACATGATCCCGGATGTTTTCGCCGTCATCGGCTTTTCCGACGACATCGCCGTGCTCTCGGCGGCCTTTGCCATGGTGCGTGGCCATATCCGCCCGGGTCACTACGAAGCGGCCGACCGCGTTCTGGCCGACCGGACCGAAGAAACGATGAAAACCATTTAGGCGATTTCGCGTTCCAGCACCTTGCGGAGCTTGCCGAAGGCAAGCCGGATCCGCGACTTCACCGTGCCGAGCGGCAGCCCGGTCGCTTCGGCGATTTCCGAGTGCGATTGACCGAGGAAGAAGGCGGCGCGCAGCATGTCGCGCTGCTCCTCCGGCAATTGGCCAACGGCGGCGCGTATCCTGGCGTCGCGATCGTCATTGGCGACGATTTCCTCGGCGCCGATATCGGCCGGCGGCTGCAGGGCCGGATCGGTCTGGTCGAAGATGCGGGTATTGATGCGGCGCTGCTGGTCGATGCGGCGATTGCGGGCAATGCGGAAAAGCCAGGTCGAGAGCGAAGATCGCGTGGCATCGTAGAGATCTGCCTTGTGCCAGAGCACGATCATGATCTCCTGAACCAGTTCCTCGGCCTCGCCTGATGTCATCTTCTGGCGCATCAGCCAGGCTTTCAGCCGCGGCGCGAAATAGTCGAACAGGATGGAAAAGGCCTGCTGGTCGCGATCCCTGGCGACGGCCTTTGCGAGGGCAGCGAAACGCTGTCTTTCCTCGGCATCCATATCCCCTCACCCGCCCCTGCGGCAATAAATTCGTATCGGATTTCCAAGTCTTAATGAGGTACAACGGATTTGGGAAAGGTCAAACTCTTGCCTGAATCTTTGTGTCTTAAATTCAGCGGAACGGACGGCCAGTACCATCGGGACACGGTGTTGCGGCCGATACCGTCAAAGGGTCGAAAATTGACACTCGAGCTGAAATGACACAGGCACACACAAATCGCGGCCATCGTTGACCATTTGGTAACCTGAATTAAGTCAAAATAAAGCAGATCGTGATTATGCGGCGCCCGCTATGATCGCTTCGGGCCTTGATCGCAAGAACCGGCAGGAATCCATGTTTGTAAAAAGTATCGTATCCGCTCTCGCACTCACCCTTGTTATGGCCGGAGTTGCGGCAGCGCAGCAGGCCGCCGCGCCGAACCGCATCCAGCAGTTCCAGGCATGGGGCGCCTACTCCTACAAGTCGGGCAACAGCACTGTCTGCTATGTGCTGTCCGTTCCGACGGCAAAGCAGCCGGCAAGCGTTGACCACGGCGACAACTTCTTCATCGTCTCGCAGCGTCCGGGCCAGAACATCTCCTACGAACCGCAGGCGATGATGGGCTACACGGTGAAGGAAAATTCGAAGATCAACGTCGTCATCGACAACAAGAACTTCGTGATGTTCACCAAGGACAAGGCCGGCTGGGTCGAGAATGCGGCGCAGGAGCCAGCTCTCGTCGCGGCGATGAAGACCGGTCATTCGATGACGGTGAATGCCGTTTCGCGCAAGGGCACCGGCACCTCCTACAGCTATTCGCTCTCCGGCATTTCGGCTGCGCTGAAACAGATCGAAAGCTGCAAGTAAGCGGTCTTCCCACCGCAGAATTTCGAGGGGCCGGCCTTGCGCCCCAGCCCCTAACTGAAATGTGGAATACTTTCTGTAGCAAATATCTGTCGCGAAACTCCAACTTTTGCAGTGAGTTTCGCGACAAGCAATCCTCGTGGAAGGGCAACACCGGCCTACAGTGGCTTTCGGAAGAACACGACGCGCTGTGTCTCCTCAAATCCTATAGCGGTATGGAGCGCATGGCTGGCTGAATTCTCAAGCAGCGCGTCAGAGCCAAACTCAACACACCCAAGCGACTTCCCCCAATCGGCAACGGCATTGCAAAGCGATCGTGCGATACCCTTTCGCCTGTCAACGGGCCGGACATAAATCCCTTCGAGGAATAGAACGGGCGAGCTGCTGCATCCATTCACATAATCATGTCGCAAAGTGGCCTCAGCAAACCCGACAGCTTCATTCGCAGCATTTCGAGCGATGAACGCGACGGCTTCTCCACTTTCTGAAAGAAACGCCCGGCCCAACTCAGCTCTATGATCTTCAAGCGAGTGATGCGGCCATAGCGCAACGCGAAGCTGCGCCCATGGCTCAACATCTTTTATAGTCCCAATCTCAATAGTCGATTCCATATTGCGATTCCTTCTTGTCGCAAGAATCCCAATTAAAGCGACAGTTTTGGGACAGGTGAGTGCGCAGAATGCTTCACGAAGATATTTCCAGCAAGATAAACCGCCCCAAACACCCATGCCAAAAGGGGATTCGGCACCAGTATCTACTTGGATTCCACATTTCGGTTAGGGGCTGGGTCTTGCGCCGGCCCTTCTCGATTCCGTCTAAAGCGCGGCGCGATCTTTCAGATTCGCTTTCCACGCTTTAGGTCTTTGGTTTCCACATGTCGTTGTCGCAAAACCGCTGCACAGTTTTGTGCGACATGCAGTGTAGTGACGCGCGGGCAAAATGATGCTAAAGCCCGCGGCAACAGCGGATAGATCGCGATCAGTCGCCTTTCCGCCATTCAATTTTTGCCGATCTGCCGTCATGCGTCCGCAAGTCTTCCGGTTCACCCTGAAGCGTGCGGGCTCGCAGGGGCAGGACATGTTTGAATTCGGGATGAATGCCTATGTCCGTCATGGATGCGATCGTTGTTAGCAAGCCGCAGGCGCGCACGTCCGCCAGCCTGGAAAAGCCGTCTTTGATCGGGCTGTCGCGCGAGGAGATGGGGGCGGCACTCCGGGAAAAGGGTGTGGCTGAGAAGCAGATCAAGATGCGTGTCGCGCAGCTCTGGAACTGGATCTATGTGCGCGGCGTCTCCGATTTCGACCATATGACGAATGTCGCCAAGGATATGCGGGAAATGCTGAAGCAGCATTTCACCATCGAACGTCCGGAGATCGTCGAGGAGCAGGTCTCGAACGACGGCACGCGCAAATGGCTGCTGCGTTTCCCCCCGCGGGGCGCCGGGCGCCCCGTCGAGATCGAAGCCGTCTACATTCCGGAAGAGGGCCGCGGCACGCTCTGCATTTCCAGCCAAGTCGGCTGCACGCTCACCTGTTCCTTCTGTCATACCGGGACGCAGCGGCTGGTGCGCAACCTGACGGCAGAGGAAATTCTTTCACAGCTGCTGCTTGCCCGCGACCGGCTCGGCGACTTCCCGGATCGTCAAGCGCCGCAGGGCACGATCATGCCGGCCGAGGGCCGCAAGGTCAGCAACATCGTGATGATGGGCATGGGTGAGCCGCTCTATAATTTCGACGCCGTCAAACAGGCATTGCTGATCGCCACGGATGGCGACGGCCTGTCGCTGTCCAGGCGCCGGGTGACGCTTTCCACTTCCGGAGTCGTGCCGGAGATCTTCCGCACCGGCGATGAGATCGGCGTCATGCTGGCGATCTCGCTGCATGCGGTGCGCGACGACCTGCGCGACATCCTCGTGCCGATCAACAAGAAGTACCCGCTGAAGGAGCTGATCGAGGCGTGCCGGACGTATCCCGGCCTTTCGAATGCGCGGCGCATCACCTTCGAATATGTGATGCTGAAGGATGTCAACGACAGCCTGGAGGACGCCAAGGGGCTGATCAAACTGCTGAAGGGCGTGCCGGCGAAGATCAATCTCATTCCGTTCAATCCCTGGCCCGGCACCAATTACCAGTGTTCCGACTGGGAGCAGATCGAGAAGTTCGCCGATTTCATCAATTCGGCGGGTTACGCCTCGCCGATCCGCACGCCGCGCGGCCGCGATATTCTTGCCGCCTGCGGCCAACTGAAATCGGAGTCCGAACGTATGCGCAAGACCGAGCGCCTAGCCTTCGAGGCGATGATGATCGCCAATCACGGCGCCGACGACTGATCAGCAAGTTTGATCCTTGCTACAATTCTCCGCGATTGATTTCAGGGGGCGCCTTTCCTAAAACTGGCGCCAAAATCATTCAGGAGGATACAAATGCGCCCGGTTCTGCTCGCTCTCGCCGCCACTTTGGCCCTTTCCCTGCCCGCAAAGGCTGACAATGTGACGGTTGCCGTGACGGCGATCGTCGAACATCCGGCGCTGGATGCGGCGCGCAAGGGCGTTCTCGATGCCCTGACGGCGGCCGGCTACAAGGAGGGCGAGAACCTGAAATTCGTCTTCGAGTCGGCGCAGGGCAATCCGGCGACGGCGGCCCAGATCGCCCGCCAGTTCGCCGGCGATGAGCCGAATGTCATTGTGCCGATCTCCACGCCGTCGGCCCAGGCGGTCGTCTCCTCGACGCGCGACATCCCGGTCGTCTTCACCGCCGTCTCCGATCCGCTCGGCGCCCAGCTCGTCAAGAACATGGACAAACCCGGCGGCAACGTCACCGGCCTTTCCGACATGTCGCCGGTCGCCGAGCACATCGCGCTGATCAAGGAAATCCTGCCTGATGTGAAAACCATCGGCTATCTCTACAATTCCGGTGAAGCGAACTCCGTTTCGCTGCTCGCCGTGTTGAAGACCGAAGCCGAAAAGGCCGGCCTGAAGGTTGTGGAATCAGCTGCCACCAAGTCGGCCGAGGTCCAGGGTGCCGCACGCGCCCTCGTCGGCCGCGCCGATGTGATCTACATCCCGACCGACAACACGATCATCTCGGCGCTGGAAGGCGCCGTCGCGGTTGCCGAGGAGAGCAAACTGCCGCTCTTCACCGCCGATACGGATTCGGTTTCGCGCGGTTCGATCGCCGCCCTCGGCTTCAACTATTATGATGTCGGCAAGCAGACGGGCGAAATCGTCGTGCGTGTGCTGAAGGGCGAAAACCCCGGTGATATCGCGGTCAAGACTGCGGCCGGCAGCGATCTCGTCGTCAACAAGGCTGCTGCGGCCAAGATGGGCGTCACCCTGCCACAGAGCGTGCTTTCCCGCGCGACCAAAGTCATCGAATAATCCGCCGCATTTTTAATCCCATAGGGCCTGAGACGGAACAAACGATTCGTTAGATCTTGGTAGATTACTTGGTGTAGAGATGAGCGATGCTGGACGGAGGTTAAACTTTCTGATTCAGTGGGCGAATGAATTTGAGCGACCTGGATGATTGATATCGCGGCGATCAAAGCTCGCTTTGAGACGCTTGCGCCTTATCTCGATGAGCGGGCACGGCGTTTGTTGGCGGCAACCGAGGCTCGCGCGGCGGGCCGGGGTGGAGTGACGGCGGTTTCGGCGGCGACCGGCGTTGCGCGCAGTACGATCGGGCGCGGTCTTACGGAGTTGCGGACCGCAGATGCACGACTGGAACGCCGGGTTCGGCGGCCGGGCGGCGGCCGCAGGCCAAAGATCGAGACTGAGCCGGGCCTCTTGGCTGCACTTGAAGAATTGGTTCAATCGGCGATCCGTGGCGATCCTGAAGCAGCATTGTTGTGGGTGAGCAGAAGCCAGCGCCACCTTGCCGGCGCATTGGCACAACGCGGCTTTACGGCCAGCCAGAAGTTGGTTGGTCGGCTGCTGCGCAAGCTTGGCTTCAGCCTCCAGGCCAACAAGAAGACCTTGGAGGGGGCGTCTCATCCTGACCGCGACACCCAGTTCGAACACATCAACGAGAAGATCAAGCAGTTCCAGGCGGCCGGCCAGGCCGCCATTTCGGTCGACACAAAGAAAAAGGAGCTGGTTGGCGATTTCAAGAACGGCGGGCGTGAGCTGCGTCCCAAAGGCGGCCCCGAACCCGTGCGCGTTCACGACTTCAAGATACCCGAACTCGGCAAGGTCGCACCTTACGGCGTCTACGACATCACCAACAACTCGGGTTGGGTGAATGTCGGCATCGATCATGACACCGCCGCCTTTGCCGTAGAGAGCATTCGACGGTGGTGGAATGTCTTGGGAAAGAGCCGCTATCCTGGTTCAACCGGTCTACTCATTACCGCCGATTGCGGTGGCAGCAACGGGGCCCGTGTGCGACTGTGGAAGCGCGAGCTTCAATCATTCGCCAATGAAACTGGGTTAGCTATCACGGTCGCTCACCACCCGCCGGGGACCAGCAAATGGAACCGCATAGAACACCGGCTATTTGCATTCATCACACAGAATTGGCGCGGCAAGCCCCTCGTCAGTCATGAGGTCATCGTTCAACTGATCGGGGCCACGACGACGGCCAACGGGCTCGACGTTCAATGTTGCCTCGACGAAAATGACTATCCCAAGGCCATCAAGATCACCGATGCTGAAATGAATGCAATCAATATTGATCGTGATCCCTTCCACGGTGAGTGGAACTACACGATTTCGCCCACCTCCGTTGTGTCCGATAGCGCTATCGCCGAGAGTGTTGCCGATGATCGATGATCCTGAGAAAACCGATCACCTTGTTCGTGAACTCGAGGCGTCACTTCCCCTCGAAACGAGGCTGTCTCAAACGCT contains these protein-coding regions:
- the thpR gene encoding RNA 2',3'-cyclic phosphodiesterase — protein: MPRLFTALEIPRNAAMSLSLLRGGLPGARWIDVENYHITLRFIGDVDGRTADEIVERLDRIDRPEFQFRLEGIGSFGSKKPHSVWAGVSQSPEMHALQGEIERICQRIGLPPDPRKFMPHVTLARLKSSRLDDVVQYLAGRGNFHTSTFTAPRFVLLSSRESVGGGPYLTEEVFPLHEARSAPSASSRLLQPVKSLV
- a CDS encoding low molecular weight protein-tyrosine-phosphatase — protein: MKRISILFVCMGNICRSPLAEGIFSHVAAEADLSGGFAIDSAGTGGWHEGEPPDRRSIATAKSHGIDISGQRARRIRSSDFRDFDLILAMDRDNLAALGKIAPPEATIHLFGDIALGTGEDIPDPYYGGPASFELVYTRLLTGCSSLLEALGADRASCSGNTSSVR
- a CDS encoding 4a-hydroxytetrahydrobiopterin dehydratase, with the protein product MKMERLERTAVEVQLAGLAGWALNDAASAISRTFKFANFVGAFGFMTEAAITAEKLNHHPEWFNVYSRVDVTLNTHDAGGLTELDFKLAKAMDKAAGRRGV
- a CDS encoding YkvA family protein, whose translation is MDEVKFGEILLPGDEDTQSRREKTVRQKFWPTFRRAVRQIPFSRDVVAGFYCALDPQTPTKVRGVLLAALAYFVMPIDMIPDVFAVIGFSDDIAVLSAAFAMVRGHIRPGHYEAADRVLADRTEETMKTI
- a CDS encoding sigma-70 family RNA polymerase sigma factor, translating into MDAEERQRFAALAKAVARDRDQQAFSILFDYFAPRLKAWLMRQKMTSGEAEELVQEIMIVLWHKADLYDATRSSLSTWLFRIARNRRIDQQRRINTRIFDQTDPALQPPADIGAEEIVANDDRDARIRAAVGQLPEEQRDMLRAAFFLGQSHSEIAEATGLPLGTVKSRIRLAFGKLRKVLEREIA
- a CDS encoding invasion associated locus B family protein → MFVKSIVSALALTLVMAGVAAAQQAAAPNRIQQFQAWGAYSYKSGNSTVCYVLSVPTAKQPASVDHGDNFFIVSQRPGQNISYEPQAMMGYTVKENSKINVVIDNKNFVMFTKDKAGWVENAAQEPALVAAMKTGHSMTVNAVSRKGTGTSYSYSLSGISAALKQIESCK
- the aac(6') gene encoding aminoglycoside 6'-N-acetyltransferase, whose product is MESTIEIGTIKDVEPWAQLRVALWPHHSLEDHRAELGRAFLSESGEAVAFIARNAANEAVGFAEATLRHDYVNGCSSSPVLFLEGIYVRPVDRRKGIARSLCNAVADWGKSLGCVEFGSDALLENSASHALHTAIGFEETQRVVFFRKPL
- the rlmN gene encoding 23S rRNA (adenine(2503)-C(2))-methyltransferase RlmN, which translates into the protein MSVMDAIVVSKPQARTSASLEKPSLIGLSREEMGAALREKGVAEKQIKMRVAQLWNWIYVRGVSDFDHMTNVAKDMREMLKQHFTIERPEIVEEQVSNDGTRKWLLRFPPRGAGRPVEIEAVYIPEEGRGTLCISSQVGCTLTCSFCHTGTQRLVRNLTAEEILSQLLLARDRLGDFPDRQAPQGTIMPAEGRKVSNIVMMGMGEPLYNFDAVKQALLIATDGDGLSLSRRRVTLSTSGVVPEIFRTGDEIGVMLAISLHAVRDDLRDILVPINKKYPLKELIEACRTYPGLSNARRITFEYVMLKDVNDSLEDAKGLIKLLKGVPAKINLIPFNPWPGTNYQCSDWEQIEKFADFINSAGYASPIRTPRGRDILAACGQLKSESERMRKTERLAFEAMMIANHGADD
- a CDS encoding ABC transporter substrate-binding protein — its product is MRPVLLALAATLALSLPAKADNVTVAVTAIVEHPALDAARKGVLDALTAAGYKEGENLKFVFESAQGNPATAAQIARQFAGDEPNVIVPISTPSAQAVVSSTRDIPVVFTAVSDPLGAQLVKNMDKPGGNVTGLSDMSPVAEHIALIKEILPDVKTIGYLYNSGEANSVSLLAVLKTEAEKAGLKVVESAATKSAEVQGAARALVGRADVIYIPTDNTIISALEGAVAVAEESKLPLFTADTDSVSRGSIAALGFNYYDVGKQTGEIVVRVLKGENPGDIAVKTAAGSDLVVNKAAAAKMGVTLPQSVLSRATKVIE
- a CDS encoding ISAzo13 family transposase, whose translation is MIDIAAIKARFETLAPYLDERARRLLAATEARAAGRGGVTAVSAATGVARSTIGRGLTELRTADARLERRVRRPGGGRRPKIETEPGLLAALEELVQSAIRGDPEAALLWVSRSQRHLAGALAQRGFTASQKLVGRLLRKLGFSLQANKKTLEGASHPDRDTQFEHINEKIKQFQAAGQAAISVDTKKKELVGDFKNGGRELRPKGGPEPVRVHDFKIPELGKVAPYGVYDITNNSGWVNVGIDHDTAAFAVESIRRWWNVLGKSRYPGSTGLLITADCGGSNGARVRLWKRELQSFANETGLAITVAHHPPGTSKWNRIEHRLFAFITQNWRGKPLVSHEVIVQLIGATTTANGLDVQCCLDENDYPKAIKITDAEMNAINIDRDPFHGEWNYTISPTSVVSDSAIAESVADDR